In the genome of Cronobacter malonaticus LMG 23826, one region contains:
- a CDS encoding NUDIX hydrolase: MSKMILVAGPWRSGTNGDETLMRQNLARLEQAALALFERGHVPVIGEWLALPLAQAAGSEKPGDAISERFLYPVAHRLVAKCDAVLRLPGASSGADRDVEIAREHGLEVYFSLADVPQG; the protein is encoded by the coding sequence ATGAGCAAAATGATTCTGGTGGCAGGCCCGTGGCGCAGCGGCACCAACGGCGATGAAACCCTGATGCGCCAGAACCTGGCGCGGCTTGAGCAGGCAGCGCTCGCCCTGTTTGAGCGCGGCCACGTGCCGGTGATTGGCGAATGGCTTGCACTGCCGCTCGCCCAGGCTGCGGGCAGCGAAAAACCGGGCGATGCGATAAGCGAGCGTTTTTTATACCCGGTGGCGCACCGTCTGGTGGCGAAATGCGACGCGGTGCTGCGCCTGCCGGGCGCGTCCTCCGGGGCCGATCGCGATGTGGAGATCGCCCGCGAGCACGGGCTTGAGGTTTACTTTTCGCTGGCGGACGTACCGCAGGGATAA
- the zapE gene encoding cell division protein ZapE, with protein sequence MAGIAAPFSFHETMQRLAQQKALRLDADQTRLISALESLAASLLAGRARFAGLYVWGRPGRGKSFIVDNFFSSLPLPAKKRAHFHDFFRELHQRMVDKPLEQALRAQLGDARLLCFDEFHLHDPGDAMLAKKLLEVAQALNITLILTSNYSPRELLSHPLYHELFVPSIALIEREMTIFALNGERDYRLEAGSDAGLFSEGAWLRPGTPAQRDALGLAVAHGEFVVTAGYHTFYAASPPGHVLHFTFAGICEAPTAVMDYLTLCETFSCWFIDDVPRLSRVSPAAAQRFINLIDVLYDKQRKLFVSSAYSVAEITDGVALDDIGRTASRLAKLRVLQDPVTG encoded by the coding sequence ATGGCCGGGATCGCCGCCCCCTTTTCGTTTCACGAAACCATGCAACGGCTGGCGCAGCAAAAAGCGCTGCGCCTTGATGCAGACCAGACGCGGCTTATCAGCGCGCTTGAGAGCCTCGCCGCGTCGCTGCTGGCGGGACGCGCGCGCTTCGCCGGGCTGTATGTCTGGGGCAGGCCGGGGCGCGGCAAAAGCTTTATTGTCGATAACTTTTTCTCCTCGCTGCCGCTCCCGGCGAAAAAGCGCGCCCACTTTCATGACTTCTTTCGCGAACTGCATCAGCGCATGGTGGATAAACCGCTGGAGCAGGCGCTGCGCGCGCAGTTAGGCGACGCGCGGTTGCTCTGCTTTGACGAATTCCACCTGCACGATCCGGGCGATGCGATGCTTGCGAAAAAGCTGTTAGAGGTGGCGCAGGCGCTGAATATCACGCTGATCCTGACTTCCAACTACTCGCCGCGCGAGCTGCTTTCACACCCGCTTTATCATGAGCTGTTTGTGCCTTCCATCGCGCTTATCGAGCGTGAAATGACGATTTTCGCCCTCAACGGCGAGCGCGATTACCGCCTTGAGGCGGGCAGCGACGCCGGGCTGTTCAGCGAAGGCGCGTGGCTGCGGCCCGGCACGCCTGCACAGCGTGACGCGCTCGGGCTTGCAGTGGCGCACGGTGAGTTCGTGGTCACGGCCGGTTATCACACCTTTTATGCCGCGTCACCACCGGGACATGTACTGCATTTCACCTTTGCGGGAATATGTGAAGCGCCGACGGCGGTCATGGATTATTTAACGCTGTGCGAAACCTTTTCCTGCTGGTTTATTGATGACGTGCCGAGGCTTTCACGCGTCAGCCCGGCGGCGGCGCAGCGGTTTATTAATCTTATTGATGTGCTCTATGATAAGCAGCGAAAGTTATTTGTTTCGAGCGCGTATTCGGTAGCGGAAATTACTGATGGCGTCGCGCTGGATGATATTGGGCGCACCGCCAGCCGTCTGGCGAAATTGCGGGTACTACAAGATCCTGTTACGGGTTAA
- a CDS encoding AI-2E family transporter, protein MNSKEMSRAFFILILFIVSILFFNLVKPYLSAVLWAVILAVIFYPIKRRLCHMMNGRNNIASLLTVVLICLLVFVPLAVVASSLVSEFNAVYSDVQANNTTLPTLLADVVRILPDWAQRMLAENQLDNATAIQEKISGVALKGSQYVAGSIFLISRNTFSVVIGFGIMLYLLFFLLKDGSRLVSVVLSAVPLSDKVKQRLFRRFAAVARATVKGTVVVAVVQGILGGVAFYFAGIGASILWGSLMAFLSLVPAVGAALIWVPAVIYLFTTGAIIKAVLLTAFFVVVVGLADNLLRPLLVGKDIRMPDWLILLSTLGGLEVYGINGFVVGPLIAALFVTCWNTFSAGPGRTHALPEKSEDETA, encoded by the coding sequence ATGAACTCGAAAGAGATGTCCAGGGCCTTTTTTATCCTGATCCTGTTTATCGTTTCGATCCTCTTTTTTAACCTGGTAAAACCGTATCTCTCCGCCGTGCTGTGGGCGGTGATCCTGGCCGTGATTTTCTACCCGATAAAGCGCAGGCTTTGCCACATGATGAACGGGCGCAACAACATCGCCTCACTCCTGACGGTAGTGCTTATCTGCCTGCTGGTCTTCGTGCCGCTGGCGGTGGTGGCGTCGTCTTTGGTGAGCGAGTTCAACGCGGTTTACAGCGATGTGCAGGCTAATAACACCACGCTTCCCACCCTGCTGGCCGATGTGGTGCGTATTCTGCCCGACTGGGCGCAACGGATGCTGGCGGAAAACCAGCTCGACAACGCGACCGCCATTCAGGAGAAAATCTCCGGCGTGGCGCTCAAAGGCAGCCAGTATGTGGCGGGCAGTATTTTCCTTATCAGCCGCAACACGTTCAGCGTAGTAATTGGCTTCGGCATTATGCTCTACCTGCTGTTTTTCCTGCTGAAGGATGGCTCGCGGCTGGTGTCGGTGGTGCTGAGCGCGGTGCCGCTCTCGGATAAAGTCAAACAGCGGCTGTTCCGCCGCTTTGCCGCCGTGGCGCGCGCCACCGTAAAAGGCACCGTTGTGGTGGCCGTCGTGCAGGGCATTCTGGGCGGCGTGGCGTTTTACTTCGCGGGGATTGGCGCGAGCATTCTCTGGGGGTCGCTGATGGCGTTTCTGTCGCTGGTGCCTGCGGTGGGCGCCGCGCTTATCTGGGTGCCCGCGGTGATTTATCTCTTCACCACCGGGGCGATTATCAAAGCCGTTCTGCTGACCGCCTTTTTCGTGGTGGTGGTGGGGCTTGCCGACAACCTGCTGCGCCCGCTGCTGGTGGGTAAAGATATCCGTATGCCCGACTGGCTGATTCTGCTCTCGACACTCGGCGGGCTGGAAGTCTATGGCATTAACGGCTTTGTGGTCGGCCCGCTTATCGCCGCGCTTTTTGTTACCTGCTGGAACACGTTCTCCGCAGGGCCAGGACGCACGCATGCGTTGCCTGAAAAAAGCGAGGATGAAACCGCCTGA
- a CDS encoding cytochrome ubiquinol oxidase subunit I: MISPETALLLARSQFAFTIGFHIVLAALTIGLAQWLMLLEGLWLWRRQQIYLDLYKYWSKIFALNVAVGVVTGVLMEFQFGANWGELSSRAGAVMGPLMYMEVLVAFFLEAGFMGVVLFGMGKVRPWVHFLATCVVAAGSLFSAFWILSANSWMQTPAGFITGPDGRFHPVDWWAVIFNPSFPYRLVHMSIAALLATACLVAAVGAWHLLKRPKQPGARRMFSWGLWMLLALAPLQAVVGDLHGENTRDHQPVKLAAMEGSWNPPPPGEGEPLRMFAIPDMEARRNHFEVAIPSVGSLYLRHNLTGTIHSLNQYPPDELPWVPGVFFAFRAMVGLGFLMIFVGVAGLVVRLRGRLWEARWLQRGMVAMAPAGVIAMLAGWVVTETGRQPWTVYGQLLTRESASPIAPSLVLGSFVAIVVVYLLVFALGIGFMLRLLAKPPGDDTPDANPSVAAQTGSGVTPHSLRGHSDD; the protein is encoded by the coding sequence ATGATTAGCCCGGAAACCGCGCTGCTTTTGGCGCGCAGTCAGTTCGCCTTCACCATCGGGTTTCACATCGTGCTGGCGGCGCTGACGATAGGCCTCGCGCAGTGGCTGATGCTGCTGGAAGGTTTGTGGCTGTGGCGCAGGCAGCAAATTTATCTCGATCTCTATAAATACTGGAGCAAGATCTTTGCGCTGAACGTCGCGGTCGGCGTCGTCACCGGCGTATTGATGGAATTCCAGTTCGGCGCGAACTGGGGCGAGCTTTCCAGCCGCGCCGGGGCGGTGATGGGGCCGCTGATGTACATGGAAGTGCTGGTGGCGTTTTTCCTTGAAGCGGGATTTATGGGCGTGGTGCTGTTCGGCATGGGCAAAGTGCGCCCGTGGGTGCATTTTCTCGCCACCTGCGTGGTAGCGGCAGGCTCGCTGTTCAGCGCCTTCTGGATATTGTCGGCGAACTCGTGGATGCAGACGCCCGCGGGCTTCATCACCGGACCGGATGGCCGCTTTCACCCCGTTGACTGGTGGGCGGTGATTTTCAACCCGTCCTTTCCATACCGGCTGGTACATATGTCCATCGCCGCGCTGCTCGCCACCGCGTGCCTGGTGGCGGCGGTTGGCGCGTGGCACCTGCTCAAACGCCCGAAGCAGCCGGGCGCGCGGCGGATGTTCTCCTGGGGCTTATGGATGTTGCTCGCGCTCGCGCCCCTTCAGGCCGTAGTGGGCGATCTGCATGGCGAAAACACCCGTGACCACCAGCCGGTCAAACTGGCGGCGATGGAAGGCAGCTGGAACCCGCCGCCGCCCGGCGAAGGCGAGCCGCTGCGGATGTTCGCGATCCCGGATATGGAGGCGCGGCGCAACCACTTTGAAGTGGCGATCCCGTCCGTCGGCTCGCTCTATCTGCGCCATAACCTCACCGGCACCATTCACAGCCTGAATCAATATCCGCCGGACGAACTGCCCTGGGTGCCCGGCGTCTTCTTCGCGTTTCGCGCCATGGTCGGGCTCGGCTTTCTGATGATTTTTGTTGGCGTCGCCGGGCTGGTGGTGCGGCTGCGTGGCCGGTTGTGGGAGGCACGCTGGCTGCAGCGCGGCATGGTGGCAATGGCACCGGCGGGGGTTATCGCGATGCTCGCGGGCTGGGTCGTCACCGAAACGGGCCGCCAGCCGTGGACCGTCTACGGGCAGTTGCTGACCCGCGAGAGCGCCTCGCCCATCGCGCCGTCGCTGGTGCTCGGCTCGTTTGTCGCGATTGTGGTGGTCTATCTGCTGGTTTTCGCACTCGGTATAGGATTTATGCTGCGCCTGCTCGCGAAACCACCGGGCGACGACACGCCGGATGCCAACCCGTCCGTGGCAGCGCAAACCGGCAGCGGCGTGACGCCGCACAGCCTGCGGGGGCATTCAGATGACTGA
- a CDS encoding Hok/Gef family protein → MFTILSRETLCELRLRGAGMEIVASLACKPRE, encoded by the coding sequence ATGTTCACCATCCTTTCACGGGAAACGCTTTGCGAGCTGCGCTTGCGGGGCGCGGGTATGGAGATTGTCGCTTCACTGGCTTGTAAACCCAGAGAGTAA
- a CDS encoding cytochrome d ubiquinol oxidase subunit II, translated as MTELLLSLPLLTLLCAGALAAGVLIYVLLDGADLGVGLLAPFQSPQARQQMNISLLPVWDGNETWLVLTAGALLAMFPVAFSILYSALYLPVYLMLLAMIVRGVAIEYRHLRPRLFDALFIAGSWLTSLSQGATMGAWVEGITHNGATFTGGAMDWLSPFSVFCAIALSVGYALLGACWVIWRCEGELNAWARRQAIWLAILTAALLAGLLVWTVQLNETYRLHLQLWRWSGPLVAVGLLAFSGVILTLRQRRDFLPLAMTLLLFIAAFGAMLLAVFPFILPPNLLLIQAAAPPATQKLMLIAFGVFVPITLIYNSWGFWVFRGKIHAAREDDRP; from the coding sequence ATGACTGAACTACTGCTTTCTCTGCCGCTGTTAACGCTGCTTTGCGCCGGGGCGCTCGCCGCGGGCGTGCTGATTTACGTACTGCTTGATGGCGCAGATCTTGGCGTGGGGCTGCTGGCCCCGTTTCAGTCGCCGCAGGCGCGCCAGCAGATGAATATTTCGCTGCTGCCGGTCTGGGACGGCAACGAAACCTGGCTGGTGCTGACCGCCGGCGCGCTACTGGCGATGTTTCCCGTCGCCTTCAGCATTCTCTACAGCGCGCTCTACCTGCCGGTCTATCTCATGCTGCTGGCGATGATTGTGCGCGGGGTGGCGATTGAGTACCGCCACCTGCGCCCGCGGCTGTTCGACGCGCTGTTTATCGCAGGCTCCTGGCTGACGTCGTTAAGCCAGGGCGCGACGATGGGCGCGTGGGTTGAAGGCATTACCCATAACGGCGCGACATTTACCGGCGGCGCGATGGACTGGCTGTCGCCCTTTTCGGTCTTCTGCGCGATAGCGCTCAGCGTCGGCTATGCGCTGCTGGGCGCGTGCTGGGTTATCTGGCGCTGCGAAGGGGAACTTAACGCCTGGGCGCGGCGTCAGGCCATATGGCTTGCCATTCTCACCGCCGCGCTGCTGGCCGGGCTGCTGGTCTGGACGGTGCAGCTTAATGAGACCTACCGGCTGCACCTGCAACTGTGGCGCTGGAGCGGGCCGCTGGTGGCGGTGGGCTTGCTGGCGTTTTCGGGCGTAATACTGACGCTGCGCCAGCGGCGCGATTTCCTGCCGCTCGCGATGACGCTTTTGCTGTTTATCGCCGCGTTCGGCGCGATGCTGCTGGCCGTTTTTCCGTTTATTCTGCCGCCGAATCTGTTGCTTATTCAGGCCGCCGCGCCGCCCGCCACGCAGAAGCTGATGCTTATCGCTTTTGGCGTCTTTGTGCCCATTACGCTTATTTATAACAGCTGGGGATTCTGGGTGTTTCGCGGCAAGATCCACGCCGCGCGGGAAGATGACCGCCCCTGA
- a CDS encoding DeoR/GlpR family DNA-binding transcription regulator, with translation MLTSQRKKLILEKLAAEGQVQSRALSEWFNVSEDTIRRDLRELSAEGRLQRVHGGALPASAAVADYAGRSQLSIDSKRAVARRAAALIEPGQIVMLDGGTTTGELVKCLPSDLAITVITHSPGIALQLVEHLRIEVILIGGRLFKHSIVSVGAAAIEAMSHLRADLFFLGVTGVHADAGLSTGDYEEACVKRALASRAAETVVMASREKLNAASAFCIGDMSLVNTLVVEGDTAESLLTPFEARGVTVVRA, from the coding sequence ATGCTGACGTCACAACGTAAGAAGCTCATTCTGGAAAAGCTGGCGGCGGAAGGGCAGGTGCAGTCCCGCGCGCTCAGCGAGTGGTTTAACGTCTCCGAAGATACGATCCGGCGCGATCTGCGGGAACTCTCCGCCGAAGGCCGCCTGCAACGCGTCCACGGCGGGGCGCTGCCCGCTTCGGCGGCCGTGGCGGATTACGCCGGGCGCAGCCAGCTCTCCATCGACTCCAAGCGGGCGGTCGCGCGCCGCGCCGCCGCGCTGATCGAACCGGGGCAGATCGTGATGCTCGACGGCGGCACCACGACCGGCGAACTGGTGAAATGTCTGCCTTCGGATCTCGCCATTACGGTGATCACTCACAGCCCGGGCATCGCGCTACAGCTGGTGGAGCATCTGCGCATTGAGGTGATCCTGATCGGCGGGCGGCTGTTTAAACATTCGATCGTCTCGGTGGGCGCGGCGGCCATCGAAGCCATGAGCCATCTGCGCGCCGACCTGTTCTTTTTGGGTGTCACCGGCGTGCATGCCGATGCGGGCCTCAGCACCGGCGATTACGAAGAGGCGTGCGTCAAACGCGCGCTGGCCTCGCGCGCTGCAGAAACGGTGGTGATGGCCTCGCGTGAAAAGCTCAACGCCGCTTCCGCGTTTTGTATTGGCGATATGTCGCTGGTGAACACGCTGGTTGTCGAGGGCGATACCGCCGAGAGTCTGCTCACGCCTTTCGAAGCCCGGGGCGTGACGGTTGTCAGGGCGTAG
- the lpxP gene encoding kdo(2)-lipid IV(A) palmitoleoyltransferase: MNNVMPFSRALLHPRYWFTWFGLGLLWLLVQMPHPLLMRLGAFLGRNSRRFLKRREKILRRNLELCFPNFSEPQKEQLIQENFLSLGMALLETGMAWFWSDARIKKWFNVEGLHHLHQASAQQRGVIVIGVHFMSLELGGRVMGLCKPMMAMYRPHNNKAMEWAQTKGRMRSNKAMIDRKDLKGMVNALKQGEAVWFAPDQDYGPRGSTFAPLFAVNDAATTRGTYVLSRLSNAAMLTIVMIRNPDASGYKLIIQPELQGYPREDEAAAACYMNKVIEREILRAPEQYLWIHRRFKTRPAGEASLYT; encoded by the coding sequence ATGAATAACGTCATGCCTTTTTCCCGGGCGCTGCTGCACCCGCGCTATTGGTTTACCTGGTTTGGTCTCGGCCTGCTGTGGTTGCTGGTGCAGATGCCGCACCCGCTTCTGATGCGCCTCGGCGCGTTCCTCGGCCGCAATTCACGCCGCTTCCTGAAGCGCCGTGAGAAAATCCTGCGCCGTAACCTGGAACTCTGCTTCCCGAATTTTAGCGAGCCGCAAAAAGAGCAACTGATTCAGGAAAACTTCCTGTCGCTCGGCATGGCGCTGCTGGAAACCGGCATGGCCTGGTTCTGGTCAGACGCGCGTATTAAAAAATGGTTTAACGTCGAAGGGTTGCACCATTTGCATCAGGCGAGCGCGCAGCAGCGTGGCGTGATCGTGATTGGCGTGCACTTTATGTCGCTGGAGCTTGGCGGGCGTGTGATGGGCCTGTGCAAGCCGATGATGGCGATGTACCGTCCGCACAACAACAAAGCGATGGAGTGGGCGCAGACCAAAGGGCGTATGCGCTCTAACAAAGCGATGATCGACCGTAAAGATCTCAAAGGCATGGTCAACGCGCTGAAGCAGGGCGAAGCGGTCTGGTTTGCGCCGGACCAGGATTACGGCCCACGCGGCAGCACCTTTGCGCCGCTGTTTGCGGTAAACGACGCCGCCACCACGCGCGGAACGTATGTGCTCTCGCGCCTGAGCAACGCGGCGATGCTGACCATTGTGATGATTCGCAACCCCGATGCCAGCGGCTATAAGCTGATTATCCAGCCGGAGCTGCAGGGCTACCCGCGTGAAGATGAAGCCGCCGCGGCGTGCTACATGAACAAAGTGATTGAGCGCGAAATCCTGCGCGCGCCGGAGCAGTATCTCTGGATACACCGCCGATTCAAAACCCGCCCGGCGGGCGAAGCGTCACTCTATACCTGA
- a CDS encoding NUDIX domain-containing protein: MPSVREKVRIVETQTLSDDWYVLKKYTFDYQRRDGQWQRQSREAYDRGNGATILLYNRAERCVILTRQFRLPVFLNGYDNLLTETAAGLLDEAEPETRIRAEAEEETGYVVDNVEKVFEAYMSPGSVTEKLYFFIGEYDPARQRGAGGGVAEEGEDIEVVKMPIDEALRAVRDGEIVDAKTIMLLQYAALNAIV; the protein is encoded by the coding sequence ATGCCATCTGTTCGTGAAAAAGTACGCATAGTCGAAACGCAAACCCTGTCTGACGACTGGTATGTGCTGAAAAAATATACCTTTGATTACCAGCGCCGCGACGGCCAGTGGCAGCGCCAGAGCCGCGAAGCCTACGACCGCGGCAACGGCGCGACGATTCTGCTCTATAACCGCGCCGAGCGCTGCGTCATTCTCACCCGCCAGTTTCGCCTGCCGGTTTTCCTCAACGGCTACGACAACTTACTGACCGAAACGGCGGCGGGCCTGCTGGATGAAGCAGAGCCAGAGACGCGTATCCGGGCCGAAGCCGAAGAAGAGACCGGCTATGTGGTCGATAACGTCGAAAAAGTGTTTGAAGCCTATATGAGCCCAGGCTCCGTCACCGAAAAACTCTATTTCTTCATCGGCGAGTACGATCCGGCGCGGCAGCGCGGCGCGGGCGGCGGCGTCGCGGAAGAAGGCGAAGATATCGAAGTGGTAAAAATGCCCATTGATGAGGCACTGCGCGCGGTGCGCGACGGTGAGATTGTCGATGCCAAAACCATCATGCTGCTGCAATACGCGGCGCTGAACGCGATAGTGTAA
- a CDS encoding SulP family inorganic anion transporter produces the protein MNTLRQDSLAGVVVFLVALPLCLGIAQASGLPPFVGLLTGIIGGLLVTALSPSRFAVSGPAAGLVTIVVASIETLGSFSAFLLALVLAGVLQIVLGLIRAGRFISLVPGSVIKGMLAAIGLLLIMQQIPVALGSADENSLLAVFREGFTFSPVSIAVAVAGLLLMALWGSPAIRRVKSLAWMPGPLVAVLVGCVTTLVLSRTSPALLERLPLITLPEFASLGALVSELESPAWQAFTNPSVYIVAVTLALVASLETLLSQEALKKLRPQNPPPSPNREMLAQGAGNLLAGLVGAMPITAVIVRSSVNVSTGAQTKLSIFIHGALLLICVLWFREVLMTIPLASLAAVLLYTGYKLATPRLFVEQFRAGAQQYVPFLATIIGIIAFGMLAGIGIGLVAQIALSLWHSHRNALQLARYDDHYVLRIHQNLTFMHNPHLQALLDKIPEKSVVIAEHDNADYFDPDVKAVLSDFAQNAPQRGIRLTQWPVT, from the coding sequence ATGAATACGCTGCGCCAGGATAGCCTGGCGGGGGTGGTTGTCTTTCTCGTGGCGCTGCCGCTCTGCCTCGGCATCGCCCAGGCGAGCGGCCTGCCGCCCTTTGTCGGCCTGCTGACGGGTATTATCGGCGGGCTGCTGGTCACGGCCTTAAGCCCGTCGCGCTTCGCGGTCAGCGGCCCCGCCGCGGGTCTCGTGACCATTGTGGTGGCCTCCATTGAAACGCTCGGCTCGTTTTCCGCGTTTCTGCTGGCGCTGGTGCTGGCGGGCGTTCTGCAAATCGTGCTCGGGCTTATCCGCGCCGGGCGGTTTATTTCGCTGGTGCCGGGCAGCGTCATTAAAGGGATGCTGGCGGCGATCGGCCTGCTGCTGATTATGCAGCAGATCCCCGTGGCGCTGGGCTCGGCGGATGAAAACAGCCTGCTGGCGGTCTTTCGCGAAGGTTTCACGTTCTCGCCGGTCTCCATCGCGGTGGCCGTCGCCGGGCTGCTGCTGATGGCGCTCTGGGGCTCGCCCGCCATTCGGCGCGTGAAAAGCCTCGCGTGGATGCCCGGCCCGCTGGTGGCGGTGCTGGTGGGCTGCGTCACGACGCTTGTGTTAAGCCGCACGTCGCCCGCGCTGCTTGAGCGCCTGCCGCTTATCACGCTGCCGGAGTTCGCAAGCCTGGGCGCGTTGGTCTCTGAGCTGGAATCGCCCGCCTGGCAGGCGTTTACCAATCCGTCGGTCTATATCGTCGCCGTCACGCTGGCGCTGGTGGCGAGCCTGGAAACGCTGCTGAGCCAGGAGGCGCTGAAAAAGTTGCGCCCGCAAAACCCCCCGCCGTCACCGAACCGTGAAATGCTGGCGCAGGGCGCGGGCAATCTGCTGGCCGGTCTCGTGGGGGCGATGCCGATCACCGCAGTTATTGTGCGCAGCTCCGTGAACGTCAGCACCGGCGCGCAGACTAAGCTCTCTATTTTCATTCACGGCGCGCTGCTGCTCATCTGCGTGCTGTGGTTTCGCGAGGTGTTGATGACCATTCCGCTGGCGAGCCTCGCGGCGGTGCTGCTTTATACCGGCTATAAACTCGCCACGCCGCGCCTGTTCGTCGAGCAGTTCCGCGCGGGCGCGCAGCAATACGTGCCGTTTCTCGCCACCATTATCGGCATTATCGCGTTTGGGATGCTGGCCGGGATCGGCATCGGCCTGGTGGCCCAGATAGCCCTGAGCCTGTGGCACAGCCATCGCAACGCGCTGCAGCTGGCGCGCTATGACGATCACTATGTGCTGCGCATCCACCAGAACCTGACGTTTATGCATAACCCGCACCTGCAGGCGCTGCTGGATAAAATCCCGGAGAAGAGCGTGGTGATTGCCGAGCATGACAACGCCGACTACTTCGACCCGGATGTGAAAGCCGTCCTGAGCGACTTCGCGCAGAACGCGCCGCAGCGCGGCATCCGCCTGACGCAGTGGCCGGTAACCTGA
- a CDS encoding EAL and HDOD domain-containing protein has product MYSFIARQPIFDAALNTVAYELLYRNGLTNTFPLVTEEYATNHLLAEQFLVTPLQRLVGQHTSYINFPHEMIVNGLAQTLPAEKVVIEIHQNAAPEPELLKMVREMYYKGFRFALDNFRLSDAWANFLPYVTVIKFDIQALTPQEIAAFIRANNISQRKLLAEKVETREQFTLYKEMGFQRFQGYFYGEPEMIKTRKLPEQQMFILQLLNEVVSADPDMRKIEELISRDVAITYKLMRYVNNIKYKINHHANADVLPFRNILYFLGLSELRRFIAILAVTHSSEPAVTELFNYSLACGRFCEMAVAHTGAEINENDAFIAGLFSRLDIILSVPMAVLIEQITVPAIVREALLNRGGTLGALLNLYEGYEQNHWQGVAQGMKQLNLNEAQVTKLFLDAVEWGDRII; this is encoded by the coding sequence ATGTATTCCTTTATCGCCAGGCAGCCCATCTTTGACGCCGCGCTAAATACTGTCGCGTATGAGCTGCTTTATCGCAATGGATTGACCAATACGTTTCCGCTGGTGACGGAAGAATACGCCACCAACCATCTGCTGGCGGAGCAGTTTCTTGTCACGCCGCTGCAACGTCTGGTGGGGCAACATACGTCTTATATTAATTTTCCGCATGAGATGATCGTCAATGGCCTGGCGCAAACGCTGCCGGCAGAAAAAGTCGTCATTGAAATTCACCAGAATGCGGCCCCGGAACCCGAGCTGTTAAAAATGGTGCGGGAGATGTACTACAAAGGGTTCCGCTTCGCGCTGGATAACTTTCGCCTCAGCGACGCCTGGGCGAATTTCCTGCCCTATGTCACGGTTATTAAGTTCGATATTCAGGCGTTAACGCCGCAGGAAATTGCCGCGTTTATTCGCGCCAATAATATCAGCCAGCGGAAATTACTGGCGGAAAAAGTCGAAACACGCGAGCAGTTTACCCTCTACAAGGAGATGGGTTTCCAGCGTTTCCAGGGCTATTTTTATGGCGAGCCGGAAATGATTAAAACCCGAAAACTGCCGGAGCAGCAGATGTTTATTCTGCAACTGCTGAATGAAGTGGTCTCGGCTGACCCGGATATGCGCAAAATAGAAGAGCTTATCAGCCGTGATGTGGCGATTACCTATAAGCTGATGCGCTACGTCAATAACATCAAATATAAGATTAATCATCACGCTAACGCGGATGTGCTGCCGTTTCGCAATATTCTCTATTTCTTAGGCTTAAGCGAGCTGCGCCGTTTTATCGCTATCCTTGCGGTCACCCATAGCAGCGAACCGGCGGTGACGGAGCTGTTTAATTACAGCCTCGCCTGCGGACGATTCTGTGAAATGGCGGTGGCGCATACCGGCGCGGAGATTAATGAAAATGACGCCTTTATCGCGGGGCTGTTCTCGCGGCTGGATATTATCCTCAGCGTGCCGATGGCAGTGCTGATTGAGCAGATCACCGTACCGGCCATCGTGCGCGAGGCGCTCTTAAACCGTGGCGGCACGCTCGGCGCGTTACTGAATCTCTATGAAGGCTATGAGCAGAACCACTGGCAGGGCGTGGCGCAGGGCATGAAGCAGCTCAATCTGAACGAAGCGCAGGTGACAAAACTCTTTCTCGACGCGGTGGAGTGGGGCGACCGGATCATTTAA
- a CDS encoding carbonic anhydrase: MTTLKPLLAKNRSWAQQRLQRDPDYFGKHIDQQQPHSLWIGCSDSRVPAEVLTGSHPGELFVHRNIANMIDPDDDNFMSVLQYALHYLKVKRIVVCGHYGCGGVQAALTLPQMSLAQESSSLARRISHLREALSAHIAGRVASPPDAQTLNQLVEANVIAQFNRLVQTRTVRNIWRSGQELNVYGCVYDLASGHLEMLTEQTGEEAV; the protein is encoded by the coding sequence TTGACCACCTTAAAACCTCTTCTGGCCAAAAACCGTAGCTGGGCGCAACAGCGTCTTCAACGGGACCCGGATTACTTTGGCAAACATATCGACCAGCAGCAGCCGCACTCGCTCTGGATTGGCTGCTCCGACAGCCGCGTTCCGGCGGAAGTGCTGACCGGCTCCCACCCTGGCGAACTGTTCGTGCACCGCAATATCGCCAATATGATTGACCCCGACGACGACAATTTTATGAGCGTGCTGCAATACGCGCTCCATTACCTGAAGGTGAAACGCATCGTGGTGTGCGGCCATTACGGCTGCGGCGGCGTGCAGGCGGCGCTGACGCTGCCGCAGATGTCGCTCGCGCAGGAGTCCTCATCGCTCGCGCGGCGCATCAGCCACCTGCGCGAGGCGCTCTCAGCGCACATCGCCGGACGCGTCGCGTCGCCGCCGGATGCGCAAACCCTTAATCAACTGGTGGAAGCCAACGTCATCGCGCAGTTTAACCGTCTGGTGCAGACCCGCACGGTGCGCAATATCTGGCGCAGCGGCCAGGAGCTGAATGTTTACGGCTGCGTCTATGACCTGGCGTCCGGCCATCTTGAAATGCTGACGGAACAAACCGGGGAGGAAGCCGTATGA